The Parambassis ranga chromosome 1, fParRan2.1, whole genome shotgun sequence genome includes a region encoding these proteins:
- the fabp2 gene encoding fatty acid-binding protein, intestinal: MTYNGTWKIDRNDNYEKFMEQMGINVMKRKLAAHDNLKITIEQNGDTFHVKESSNFRTLEIDFTLGVTFEYSLADGTELSGSWTMEGDMMKGVFNRKDNGKQLTTTRIVQGDELIQSYNYEGVDAKRIFKKV, translated from the exons ATGACCTACAACGGCACCTGGAAAATTGATCGCAATGACAACTACGAAAAGTTCATGGAACAAATGG GAATTaatgtgatgaagaggaagctGGCTGCTCATGACAACCTGAAGATCACCATCGAACAGAATGGGGACACATTTCATGTCAAGGAGAGCAGCAATTTCCGCACTCTAGAAATTGACTTCACCCTGGGGGTCACCTTTGAATACAGCCTTGCAGATGGAACAGAACTCTCA GGCTCATGGACGATGGAGGGAGACATGATGAAGGGGGTCTTCAACAGAAAGGACAATGGAAAACAACTGACGACAACCAGAATCGTCCAAGGAGATGAACTCATACAG AGCTACAACTACGAAGGCGTGGATGCGAAGAGGATTTTCAAGAAGGTTTAG
- the gucy1b1 gene encoding guanylate cyclase soluble subunit beta-1, producing the protein MYGFVNHALELLILRNYGPEVWEDIKREAQLDIEGQFLVRIIYEDGKTYDLVAAASKVLKINAGDILQMFGKMFFEFCQESGYDTILRVLGSNVREFLQNLDALHDHLGTIYPGMRAPSFRCTDAEKGNNLILHYYSEREGLQDIVIGIIKTVAQQIHGTEIEMKMIQPKSEECDHIKFLIEEKDSEEEAFYEDLDGFEENGTQETRISPYTFCKAFPFHLMFDKDLMLTQCGNAIYRVLPQLQPGTCILPSVFSLVRPHIDFSFHGILSHINTVFVLRSKEGLLNVETVENEDELTGVEISCLRLKGQMIYLPEAENILFLCSPSVMNLDDLTRRGLYLSDIPLHDATRDLVLLGEQFREEYKLTQELEILTDRLQHTLRALEDEKKKTDRLLYSVLPPSVANELRHKRPVPAKRYDNVTILFSGIVGFNAFCSKHASAEGAIKIVNLLNDVYTRFDILTDSRKNPYVYKVETVGDKYMTVSGLPEPCTHHAKSICHLALDMMEIAGQVKVDDEPVQITIGIHTGEVVTGVIGQRMPRYCLFGNTVNLTSRTETTGEKGKINVSEYTYRCLQSAENADPQFDLEYRGPVTMKGKKEPMKVWFLSRKLTDTEFTIAKA; encoded by the exons ATG TATGGGTTTGTGAATCACGCCCTGGAGCTCCTCATTCTGAGGAATTATGGCCCGGAAGTGTGGGAAGACATCAA GAGGGAGGCTCAGCTTGACATTGAGGGTCAGTTCCTTGTTAGAATCATATATGAAGATGGCAAAACATACGATCTTGTTGCAGCTGCAAGCAAAGTTCTCA AGATCAATGCAGGTGACATTTTACAGATGTTTGGGAAGATGTTCTTTGAATTTTGCCAGGAGTCAGGATATGACACCATCTTACGCGTGTTGGGCTCAAATGTTCGTGAATTCTTGCAG AATCTGGATGCTCTACATGACCACCTGGGTACCATTTATCCTGGGATGAGGGCTCCCTCCTTTCGCTGCACCGATGCAGAGAAAGGAAACAATCTGATCCTTCACTATTACTCAGAGAGAGAAGGCCTGCAAGACATTGTGATTGGCATCATTAAAACCGTCGCTCAACAAATCCACGGAACAGAGATAGAGATGAAG ATGATCCAGCCAAAAAGTGAGGAGTGCGACCACATCAAGTTTCTTATTGAGGAGAAAGATTCGGAGGAGGAGGCGTTCTACGAAGACCTGGATGGCTTCGAGGAGAACGGCACACAGGAGACTCGGATCAGCCCCTACACCTTCTGCAAGGCCTTCCCCTTCCACCTCATGTTTGACAAGGACCTGATGCTCACACAGTGTGGGAATGCCATTTACAGAGTCCTGCCGCAG CTCCAGCCTGGTACCTGTATCCTGCCCTCGGTTTTTTCCTTGGTCCGTCCTCACATTGACTTCAGTTTTCATGGCATCCTTTCTCACATAAACACTGTCTTCGTTCTACGAAGCAAG GAGGGCCTGCTGAATGTGGAGACTGTAGAGAATGAGGACGAGCTGACGGGGGTGGAGATCAGCTGTCTGAGATTGAAAGGACAGATGATTTACTTGCCAGAGGCAGAGAACATCCTTTTTCTTTGCTCACCCAG CGTTATGAACCTGGACGATCTAACACGGAGGGGGCTCTACCTGAGTGACATCCCGCTGCACGATGCCACACGTGACCTGGTGCTCCTGGGTGAACAGTTTCGTGAGGAGTACAAGCTGACCCAAGAGCTGGAAATCTTAACAGATCGCCTCCAGCACACACTCCGGGCCCTGGAGgatgaaaagaagaagacagataG ATTACTCTATTCCGTTCTGCCACCATCTGTTGCCAACGAGCTGCGACACAAACGGCCAGTCCCGGCTAAACGCTACGACAATGTGACCATCCTCTTCAGTGGCATTGTAGGATTCAATGCTTTCTGCAGCAAgcacgcctcagccgagggagctaTCAAGATAGTCAACCTGCTCAACGATGTTTACACACGTTTTGACATCTTGACAGACTCTCGGAAGAACCCTTATGTATACAAG GTGGAAACAGTCGGTGATAAGTACATGACAGTCAGCGGCCTGCCTGAACCATGCACGCATCACGCCAAGTCTATCTGCCACCTTGCACTTGACATGATGGAGATCGCCGGACAAGTCAAAGTGGACGATGAGCCAGTACAG ATCACTATAGGGATCCACACAGGCGAGGTGGTGACCGGGGTGATTGGCCAGAGGATGCCCAGATATTGTCTATTTGGAAACACGGTCAACCTCACAAGTCGTACAGAGACAACTGGTGAAAAGGGGAAAATAAATGTCTCAGAATATACTTACAG GTGTCTGCAGTCTGCTGAGAATGCTGACCCTCAGTTTGACTTGGAATATCGGGGCCCTGTCACCatgaaaggaaagaaggagCCGATGAAGGTGTGGTTTCTTTCCAGGAAGCTCACTGACACAGAGTTCACCATAGCTAAAGCCTAA
- the gucy1a1 gene encoding guanylate cyclase soluble subunit alpha-1 isoform X1 — MFCAKLKELKISGECPFSSSAKNNELGDFEERSTDAADLLPISKDVHGKIGEDLPRQKTSRAKVNLHTLGESIRKLACPEFQRLHTALLQMMTLSDHSRDAESPVICCQSCSDEPEHLVEMMNIYSAKTEIPMDDLKIALGEEIFNMCYEEDRHILRVVGGALHDFLNSFNVLLKQSSMPPNPDREDCVNEPSVLCLDKDPGLLTVYFFNPCSTTELFFPGVIRAAARLLYHTTVDVLKDPLNAKDSILQSSPQPSLLYTVVVKDARTLSPSPLRATSAGTLPTSLFSTIFPFHLILDQDLILVQIGHGLRKRLTRKDGLRRPATFQEHFSIVSPQIKCTFQGILTMLNAQFIIRIKHGVSTDSTGKLMDLKGQMIYVSESNAILFLGSPCVDKLEELTGRGLYLSDIPVHNALRDVVLVGEQAKAQDGLKKRLGKAKAALEHAHQALEEEKKKTVDLLFSIFPGTVAQQLWQGETVQAKKFDQVTMLFSDIVGFTAVCSLCTPMQVITMLNELYTRFDHHCGELDVYKVETIGDAYCVAGGLHRESETHAVQIALMALKMMELSDEVMTPTGEAIQMRIGLHSGSVLAGVVGVKMPRYCLFGNNVTLANKFESCSQPRKINISPTTYRLLKGRPEFVFVPRSRQELPANFPEDIPGVCYFLEASFKTSKATLK; from the exons ATGTTCTGCGCCAAGCTGAAAGAACTGAAGATATCCGGAGAGTGCCCATTCTCCAGCAGCGCCAAAAATAATGAGCTCGGAGACTTTGAGGAGCGCTCCACTGACGCCGCGGATTTATTGCCCATTTCAAAGGACGTGCATGGAAAAATAGGTGAGGATCTTCCTCGGCAGAAGACAAGCAGAGCCAAAGTTAACCTGCATACACTTGGGGAGAGCATCCGAAAACTGGCATGTCCTGAG TTCCAGCGGCTGCATACTGCTCTCCTACAAATGATGACACTGTCAGATCACAGCAGGGACGCTGAAAG tccagtgatttgctgtcagagctgcagtgatGAACCAGAGCATTTAGTGGAGATGATGAATATTTACTCAGCCAAAACAG AAATACCAATGGATGATTTAAAAATTGCTCTAGGCGAGGAGATCTTCAACATGTGTTACGAGGAGGACAGGCACATTTTGAGAGTGGTGGGGGGAGCTCTCCATGATTTCCTCAACAGCTTCAACGTCTTGTTGAAACAGAGCAGCATGCCACCCAACCCGGATAGAGAGGATTGTGTAAACGAACCTTCGGTGCTGTGCTTAGACAAGGATCCGGGTCTGCTTACTGTCTATTTCTTCAACCCTTGCTCGACCACTGAGCTCTTTTTCCCTGGAGTCATCAGAGCTGCTGCCCGTCTGCTGTACCACACCACTGTGGATGTGCTGAAGGACCCCCTCAATGCTAAAGACAGCATTTTGCAGTCCAGTCCGCAACCTAGTCTTCTGTACACAGTTGTGGTTAAGGATGCAAGAACTCTGAGCCCAAGTCCACTGCGGGCTACGTCAGCTGGGACTCTTCCTACCTCTCTGTTCTCCACCATCTTCCCTTTCCATCTGATATTGGACCAGGACCTGATTCTGGTACAAATCGGACATGGCCTCAGGAAGAGACTGACCAGGAAAGACGGACTGAGACGGCCTGCTACCTTCCAAGAACACTTCTCTATTGTCTCCCCCCAGATCAAATGCACCTTTCAGGGTATTCTGACCATGCTAAATGCACAGTTTATCATTCGGATCAAGCATGGAGTCTCCACAGATAGCACAGGGAAG ctcaTGGACCTTAAAGGTCAGATGATTTACGTGTCAGAGTCAAACGCCATCTTGTTCCTGGGCTCACCCTGTGTGGATAAGCTGGAGGAGCTAACTGGTCGGGGCCTGTACCTTTCAGACATCCCCGTTCATAACGCACTGCGTGACGTAGTCCTGGTTGGTGAACAGGCCAAAGCACAGGACGGATTGAAGAAGCGGTTGGGGAAGGCCAAGGCGGCCTTGGAACACGCTCACCAagcactggaggaggagaagaagaagacagtgGACCTCCTCTTTTCGATCTTCCCGGGTACAGTGGCTCAGCAGCTGTGGCAGGGCGAAACAGTCCAAGCAAAGAAGTTCGACCAAGTTACAATGCTTTTCTCTGACATTGTGGGCTTCACGGCTGTTTGCTCACTCTGCACACCGATGCAAGTGATCACCATGCTCAATGAGCTGTACACCAGGTTCGACCACCACTGTGGAGAGCTGGATGTGTATAAG GTGGAGACCATTGGTGATGCATATTGTGTGGCTGGTGGGCTACACAGGGAGAGCGAGACACACGCTGTCCAAATTGCACTCATGGCTTTGAAGATGATGGAGCTTTCAGACGAAGTTATGACGCCAACTGGAGAAGCAATACAG ATGCGTATCGGCCTCCACAGTGGGTCAGTACTGGCTGGTGTTGTCGGGGTGAAGATGCCCCGCTACTGCCTTTTTGGAAACAATGTCACATTGGCTAACAAGTTTGAATCATGCAGCCAACCCAGAAAAATCAACATCAGCCCTACAACATACAG ATTGCTGAAGGGTCGTCCAGAGTTTGTCTTTGTTCCCAGGAGCAGACAGGAGCTTCCGGCCAACTTCCCAGAAGACATCCCTGGTGTTTGTTACTTTTTGGAGGCGTCCTTCAAAACTTCAAAAGCGACTCTAAAATga
- the gucy1a1 gene encoding guanylate cyclase soluble subunit alpha-1 isoform X2 — MMNIYSAKTEIPMDDLKIALGEEIFNMCYEEDRHILRVVGGALHDFLNSFNVLLKQSSMPPNPDREDCVNEPSVLCLDKDPGLLTVYFFNPCSTTELFFPGVIRAAARLLYHTTVDVLKDPLNAKDSILQSSPQPSLLYTVVVKDARTLSPSPLRATSAGTLPTSLFSTIFPFHLILDQDLILVQIGHGLRKRLTRKDGLRRPATFQEHFSIVSPQIKCTFQGILTMLNAQFIIRIKHGVSTDSTGKLMDLKGQMIYVSESNAILFLGSPCVDKLEELTGRGLYLSDIPVHNALRDVVLVGEQAKAQDGLKKRLGKAKAALEHAHQALEEEKKKTVDLLFSIFPGTVAQQLWQGETVQAKKFDQVTMLFSDIVGFTAVCSLCTPMQVITMLNELYTRFDHHCGELDVYKVETIGDAYCVAGGLHRESETHAVQIALMALKMMELSDEVMTPTGEAIQMRIGLHSGSVLAGVVGVKMPRYCLFGNNVTLANKFESCSQPRKINISPTTYRLLKGRPEFVFVPRSRQELPANFPEDIPGVCYFLEASFKTSKATLK, encoded by the exons ATGATGAATATTTACTCAGCCAAAACAG AAATACCAATGGATGATTTAAAAATTGCTCTAGGCGAGGAGATCTTCAACATGTGTTACGAGGAGGACAGGCACATTTTGAGAGTGGTGGGGGGAGCTCTCCATGATTTCCTCAACAGCTTCAACGTCTTGTTGAAACAGAGCAGCATGCCACCCAACCCGGATAGAGAGGATTGTGTAAACGAACCTTCGGTGCTGTGCTTAGACAAGGATCCGGGTCTGCTTACTGTCTATTTCTTCAACCCTTGCTCGACCACTGAGCTCTTTTTCCCTGGAGTCATCAGAGCTGCTGCCCGTCTGCTGTACCACACCACTGTGGATGTGCTGAAGGACCCCCTCAATGCTAAAGACAGCATTTTGCAGTCCAGTCCGCAACCTAGTCTTCTGTACACAGTTGTGGTTAAGGATGCAAGAACTCTGAGCCCAAGTCCACTGCGGGCTACGTCAGCTGGGACTCTTCCTACCTCTCTGTTCTCCACCATCTTCCCTTTCCATCTGATATTGGACCAGGACCTGATTCTGGTACAAATCGGACATGGCCTCAGGAAGAGACTGACCAGGAAAGACGGACTGAGACGGCCTGCTACCTTCCAAGAACACTTCTCTATTGTCTCCCCCCAGATCAAATGCACCTTTCAGGGTATTCTGACCATGCTAAATGCACAGTTTATCATTCGGATCAAGCATGGAGTCTCCACAGATAGCACAGGGAAG ctcaTGGACCTTAAAGGTCAGATGATTTACGTGTCAGAGTCAAACGCCATCTTGTTCCTGGGCTCACCCTGTGTGGATAAGCTGGAGGAGCTAACTGGTCGGGGCCTGTACCTTTCAGACATCCCCGTTCATAACGCACTGCGTGACGTAGTCCTGGTTGGTGAACAGGCCAAAGCACAGGACGGATTGAAGAAGCGGTTGGGGAAGGCCAAGGCGGCCTTGGAACACGCTCACCAagcactggaggaggagaagaagaagacagtgGACCTCCTCTTTTCGATCTTCCCGGGTACAGTGGCTCAGCAGCTGTGGCAGGGCGAAACAGTCCAAGCAAAGAAGTTCGACCAAGTTACAATGCTTTTCTCTGACATTGTGGGCTTCACGGCTGTTTGCTCACTCTGCACACCGATGCAAGTGATCACCATGCTCAATGAGCTGTACACCAGGTTCGACCACCACTGTGGAGAGCTGGATGTGTATAAG GTGGAGACCATTGGTGATGCATATTGTGTGGCTGGTGGGCTACACAGGGAGAGCGAGACACACGCTGTCCAAATTGCACTCATGGCTTTGAAGATGATGGAGCTTTCAGACGAAGTTATGACGCCAACTGGAGAAGCAATACAG ATGCGTATCGGCCTCCACAGTGGGTCAGTACTGGCTGGTGTTGTCGGGGTGAAGATGCCCCGCTACTGCCTTTTTGGAAACAATGTCACATTGGCTAACAAGTTTGAATCATGCAGCCAACCCAGAAAAATCAACATCAGCCCTACAACATACAG ATTGCTGAAGGGTCGTCCAGAGTTTGTCTTTGTTCCCAGGAGCAGACAGGAGCTTCCGGCCAACTTCCCAGAAGACATCCCTGGTGTTTGTTACTTTTTGGAGGCGTCCTTCAAAACTTCAAAAGCGACTCTAAAATga